One window from the genome of Bubalus kerabau isolate K-KA32 ecotype Philippines breed swamp buffalo chromosome 17, PCC_UOA_SB_1v2, whole genome shotgun sequence encodes:
- the LOC129630690 gene encoding sialic acid-binding Ig-like lectin 5, whose protein sequence is MERLLLLPLLWAGSLEKESLYQLQVQGSVTVQEGLCVSVPCNVSYPQLGWAKSTHVYGAWFRKEDRLQEDVLVATDNSARGGKKKRNISFHLLGDPRANNCSLGIAEARKRDSGNYYFQLIREAAEHSYKNNQLTVNVIARTWTPNVHIEEPLESGSSSHLKCSLPEACDWATPPTISWTGAALRPLGLDSKEDYNSSEILLTPRPQDHGTSLTCRVTFRRASVSAERTVTLNVSYPPQKLTISVSGGIGTALCAPLSLCVSLSPELKHLGNGSSLPVLEGDSLRLACDTDSNPPATLSWSQGSRTLSPSHPSSPGVLYLPRVESGHEGELTCRAQHPRGSLWISVHLSVQTPPQLLGPSCSQEDEGLRCSCSSRALPAPSLRWRLGEGLLEGELSNTSNASFEVASSSAGPWTNGSLSLREGLSSGLSLSCEALNVHGAQSGSVLLLPGKPRLGGEFFLGAIGGAGAAGLLSLCSCLIFFRVKTCRKAAREKDEPCTLGPTSQGYQDECPSGSPLDYPPPAVAAPLSGEDQELHYASLSFLELRPWEPRDQAATSTTEYAEVKILNDDPASRPRLPQPSAPCGWGTWGFSGKRDIRDDA, encoded by the exons AtggagaggctgctgctgctgcccctgcTGTGGGCGG ggtccctggagaaggaatcacTATACCAGCTGCAAGTGCAGGGATCGGTGACAGTGCAGGAGGGTCTGTGCGTCTCTGTGCCCTGTAACGTCTCCTATCCCCAGCTTGGCTGGGCCAAGTCCACACACGTTTACGGCGCATGGTTCCGGAAAGAGGATAGACTCCAAGAGGACGTTCTTGTGGCCACAGACAACTCAGCCCGGGGtgggaagaagaagagaaatatcTCATTCCacctccttggggaccccaggGCCAACAACTGCTCCCTGGGCATCGCAGAGGCCCGCAAGAGGGACAGTGGAAACTATTATTTTCAGCTGATAAGAGAAGCTGCAGAACACAGTTACAAGAATAACCAGCTCACTGTGAACGTGATCG CACGAACATGGACCCCCAATGTCCACATCGAGGAGCCCCTGGAGTCCGGCTCCAGCAGCCACCTCAAATGCTCCCTGCCTGAGGCCTGTGACTGGGCCACGccccccaccatctcctggaccgGGGCTGCCCTCAGACCCCTGGGACTGGACTCCAAGGAGGACTATAACTCCTCGGAGATCCTGCTCACCCCCCGCCCGCAGGATCACGGGACGAGCCTCACCTGTCGGGTAACCTTCCGCAGGGCTTCTGTGAGCGCGGAGAGGACCGTCACACTCAATGTGTCCT ATCCTCCCCAGAAGCTGACCATCAGTGTCTCCGGAGGAATTGGCACAG CTCTCTGTgcccctctgtctctctgtgtctctctctctccagagcTGAAACACCTGGGGAACGGCTCATCTCTTCCTGTTCTGGAAGGAGACTCTCTGCGCCTGGCCTGCGACACGGACAGCAACCCCCCGGCCACACTGAGCTGGTCCCAGGGGAGCCGGACCCTGAGCCCCTCACATCCTTCAAGCCCTGGGGTCCTGTACCTGCCCCGAGTGGAGTCGGGCCACGAAGGCGAACTCACCTGCCGAGCTCAGCACCCTCGGGGCTCCCTGTGGATCTCCGTGCATCTCTCTGTGCAGA caCCCCCGCAGCTGCTGGgcccctcctgctcccaggaggacgaGGGTCTGCGCTGCAGCTGCTCCTCCCGAGCCCTACCAGCCCCCTCTCTGCGCTGGCGGCTGGGCGAGGGGCTGCTGGAGGGGGAGCTCAGCAACACCAGCAACGCCTCCTTCGAGGTCGCCTCCAGCTCCGCCGGGCCTTGGACCAATGGCTCCCTGAGCCTCCGCGAGGGGCTCAGCTCCGGCCTCAGCCTCAGCTGCGAGGCCCTGAACGTCCACGGGGCCCAGAGCGGGTCTgtcctgctgctgccag ggaagcccaggcttggAGGGGAATTTTTTCTGGGGGCCATCGGGGGAGCTGGCGCCGCTGGCCTGCTCAGTCTCTGCTCCTGCCTCATCTTCTTCAG AGTGAAGACCTGCAGGAAGGCAGCCCGTGAGAAGGATGAACCTTGCACACTGGGTCCCACCTCCCAG GGTTACCAGGATGAGTGTCCTTCAGGCAGCCCCCTGGACTACCCGCCCCCAGCCGTGGCCGCCCCCCTCTCAGGGGAGGATCAGGAGCTTCATTACGCCTCCCTCAGTTTCCTTGAGCTGAGGCCCTGGGAGCCTCGGGACCAGGCTGCCACCAGCACCACTGAATATGCAGAGGTCAAGATCCTAAATGACGACCCCGCCTCCCGGCCCCGCCTCCCGCAACCTTCTGCACCCTGCGGCTGGGGCACCTGGGGCTTCTCAGGGAAGAGAGACATCAGGGACGATGCCTGA